The following proteins are co-located in the Myroides profundi genome:
- a CDS encoding OmpP1/FadL family transporter, with protein sequence MNKYFYTLVSSILLSAAAYAQETAPTDVMRYNQSDLNGTARFRGMSGAFGAVGGDLSATNINPAGGAIFNYNTAAFSLSYLARNNKANYYGTNTSKKYDGLDLGQMGAVFVFNNYNDKATMKKFTIGLNYESTKNLRNDILFRGTNTHNSLGDYFLNMANESKIPHNVAQPKGSSAEQDYMYAGQQAGFIGQQTYLAHEAFLINKGSQDGTYTANYNQNSQYNQARSFSNSGFTNKFAANFAAQLGQRFYVGANLNIHVVDYTQSSLAQETIATPGGRGSIQSMGYFNEVYTYGTGFSFNIGAIGQITESLRAGVAYESPTWYSLKDELIQGLSTSRVGENDAIVDPRVVNVFDRYRLRTPSKYTGSLAYIFKDKGLISVDYTFKDYSNNEFRPKGNDTYYGLNQGINTMMTGASEVRIGGEYIIKQVSLRAGYRFEQSPYKKDYKMYGDLNGYSAGIGYTFGSSRLDLSYSRTSQSYNSYLVDTTGTNPYQAANIKTTDNFVSLTYNINF encoded by the coding sequence ATGAACAAGTATTTTTATACATTAGTAAGTTCTATCTTACTATCCGCAGCAGCTTATGCTCAAGAAACTGCACCTACAGATGTCATGAGATATAATCAATCGGATCTAAATGGTACAGCTCGTTTTAGAGGAATGAGTGGAGCTTTTGGTGCAGTAGGGGGAGATTTATCTGCCACGAATATTAACCCTGCGGGGGGAGCTATATTTAATTATAATACAGCTGCCTTCAGTTTATCTTATTTAGCTAGAAACAATAAAGCTAACTACTATGGTACTAATACTTCCAAAAAATATGATGGTCTAGACTTAGGTCAGATGGGAGCAGTATTTGTTTTTAACAACTACAATGACAAGGCTACAATGAAGAAGTTCACCATAGGACTTAACTATGAGAGCACTAAGAATCTAAGAAACGACATATTATTCAGAGGAACGAATACACATAATAGCTTAGGAGACTATTTTTTAAACATGGCTAATGAGTCTAAAATACCTCATAATGTCGCACAACCAAAAGGTAGCTCTGCAGAGCAAGACTATATGTATGCTGGCCAACAAGCAGGCTTCATAGGACAACAGACCTACTTAGCACACGAAGCATTCTTAATCAATAAAGGTTCACAAGACGGAACATATACAGCGAACTATAATCAAAATAGTCAGTATAACCAAGCTAGATCATTTAGCAACAGTGGATTTACAAACAAGTTTGCTGCTAACTTTGCAGCACAACTGGGGCAACGTTTCTATGTAGGTGCAAACCTGAATATCCACGTAGTAGATTATACTCAGAGTAGCTTAGCTCAGGAGACTATCGCTACACCAGGAGGAAGAGGCTCTATTCAGTCTATGGGCTATTTTAATGAAGTCTATACTTATGGGACAGGATTCTCATTTAATATAGGAGCTATTGGACAGATTACTGAATCTTTAAGAGCAGGTGTGGCATACGAGTCACCTACTTGGTACTCTCTTAAGGATGAATTAATCCAAGGGCTTTCTACATCTCGTGTAGGTGAAAATGACGCTATAGTAGATCCTAGAGTAGTGAATGTATTTGATCGTTATAGGCTGAGAACTCCTTCTAAATATACAGGGAGTTTAGCTTATATCTTTAAAGATAAAGGACTGATCAGTGTTGACTACACATTTAAAGACTATAGCAATAACGAATTCAGACCTAAAGGTAATGATACTTACTACGGCTTAAACCAAGGAATCAATACCATGATGACAGGAGCAAGTGAAGTGCGTATCGGAGGGGAATACATCATCAAGCAAGTAAGTTTAAGAGCTGGATATCGCTTCGAACAGAGTCCTTATAAGAAGGATTATAAAATGTATGGTGATCTAAATGGCTACTCTGCAGGTATCGGATATACTTTCGGTAGTTCTCGTTTAGATTTATCTTACTCTAGAACTTCACAGTCTTATAATTCGTACTTAGTAGACACTACAGGTACAAACCCTTATCAGGCTGCTAATATTAAAACGACAGATAACTTTGTAAGTTTGACATACAACATTAATTTCTAA
- the rimO gene encoding 30S ribosomal protein S12 methylthiotransferase RimO produces the protein MRTKTLKKNKINVITLGCSKNVYDSEVLMGQLKASGKEVTHEAANDEANIVVINTCGFINNAKAESVNTILEYVEKKEEGIVDKVFVTGCLSERYRPDLEAEIPNVDQYFGTTDLPLLLKALGADYKHELLGERLTTTPKNYAYLKIAEGCDRPCSFCAIPLMRGAHVSQPIEKLVKEAEGLAKNGVKELILIAQDLTYYGLDLYKKRNLAELLENLAKVEGIEWIRLHYAFPTGFPMDVLELMKREPKICNYLDIPLQHISDNILKSMRRGTTQAKTTKLLKEFREAVPGMAIRTTLIVGYPGETEEDFQIMKDWVQEMKFERLGCFTYSHEENTHAYKLEDDVPEEVKQARANEIMEIQAQISFDLNQEKIGQTFRCIIDRKEGTEFIGRTEFDSPDVDNEVRIDATKHYLKIGEYADIHIDSAYEFDLFGTPVK, from the coding sequence ATGAGAACCAAAACTTTAAAAAAGAATAAAATCAACGTAATTACTTTAGGTTGTTCAAAAAACGTTTACGATAGTGAAGTGTTAATGGGACAATTAAAAGCAAGTGGAAAAGAGGTAACACATGAGGCTGCTAATGATGAAGCTAATATTGTGGTGATCAACACTTGTGGTTTTATTAATAACGCAAAAGCGGAATCAGTAAACACAATCTTAGAATACGTAGAGAAAAAAGAGGAAGGTATTGTTGACAAGGTCTTCGTTACTGGATGTTTATCTGAGCGATACAGACCTGATTTAGAAGCTGAAATCCCTAATGTAGATCAATACTTCGGTACGACAGATTTACCTTTATTATTAAAAGCATTAGGAGCTGACTATAAACACGAATTATTAGGAGAGCGTCTGACGACTACTCCTAAAAACTACGCTTACCTTAAAATCGCTGAAGGATGTGACCGTCCTTGTAGCTTCTGTGCTATCCCATTAATGAGAGGAGCACACGTGTCTCAACCTATCGAGAAATTAGTAAAAGAAGCTGAGGGATTAGCTAAAAACGGAGTAAAAGAGTTAATCTTGATCGCTCAAGATTTGACTTACTACGGATTAGATTTATACAAAAAGAGAAACTTAGCAGAGCTATTAGAGAACTTAGCGAAAGTAGAAGGTATCGAATGGATCCGTCTTCACTATGCATTCCCTACAGGATTCCCTATGGATGTATTAGAACTAATGAAGAGAGAACCTAAGATCTGTAACTACCTAGACATTCCTCTACAACATATCTCTGACAATATCTTAAAGTCTATGCGCCGTGGTACTACACAAGCGAAGACAACTAAGCTATTAAAAGAGTTTAGAGAAGCTGTACCAGGTATGGCTATTCGTACGACATTAATCGTAGGATACCCAGGAGAAACAGAAGAAGACTTCCAAATCATGAAAGATTGGGTACAAGAAATGAAGTTTGAACGCTTAGGATGTTTTACTTACTCTCATGAAGAGAATACACATGCTTATAAATTAGAAGACGATGTACCTGAAGAGGTAAAACAAGCTCGTGCTAATGAAATCATGGAAATCCAAGCGCAAATCTCTTTTGATCTAAACCAAGAGAAGATAGGACAGACATTCCGTTGTATCATTGATAGAAAAGAAGGTACTGAGTTCATCGGACGTACTGAGTTCGATAGCCCAGACGTAGATAACGAGGTAAGAATAGATGCTACTAAACACTATCTAAAAATAGGTGAATATGCAGATATCCACATCGATAGTGCTTATGAGTTTGACTTATTCGGTACACCAGTAAAATAA
- a CDS encoding SLC13 family permease, translating to MEFDYFDKIRKIRTGIRFYSELLIEASWNMWNIKTRVGIFFFSLVAALLGTYFLAPDVFSEAQKYTMFILIFSILLWATEAIPPFAVGIMIIGFLVYTMGNIQGATISPQEISDTWSDSVIWIFLGGFFLSEGMRKTNLDLSLFKKTISIFGSNPNMLVLGIIIVTSVLSLIISNTATAAMVLASVMPLIDREGKDSNMSKAILVSIPAAATFAGMMSMVSTPPNLIVVNVLKSKGFDVTFSQWLLLGFLPAVVLLGTFWYAVVRKYTSKVKGLDVSFANKALEMTNSMRLQRLAVIIILGVTVLMWMLGSRLHIPTAGAAMVPIMFLPMLGIITAEDVRRLPWDTLMLVAGGLSLGMAIKELLAPYYSQFLAGMEFNMIVMMIIFAVVTVLFSNIMSSTATATIVINIAAIVLPTDQLLPVGLVVGLCSSCGLFLPVSTPPNAIVFGTGMLKQKDFVLGGLFGAILGTTIIILWVLFLQYFTGFFEAI from the coding sequence ATGGAATTTGATTACTTTGACAAGATTAGGAAGATTAGAACGGGTATCCGATTCTACAGTGAGCTTCTAATAGAGGCCTCGTGGAATATGTGGAATATCAAAACGAGGGTAGGTATTTTCTTCTTTTCTTTAGTCGCTGCGCTGTTAGGTACTTATTTCTTAGCTCCTGATGTTTTTAGTGAAGCTCAGAAATACACCATGTTTATTTTAATATTCTCTATATTACTCTGGGCGACAGAAGCCATTCCTCCCTTTGCGGTAGGGATTATGATTATAGGTTTTCTCGTCTATACCATGGGGAATATACAAGGAGCCACGATTTCGCCCCAGGAGATATCAGATACCTGGTCAGACAGTGTGATCTGGATATTCTTAGGAGGTTTCTTCTTGAGTGAAGGAATGCGGAAGACCAATCTTGACTTGTCGTTGTTTAAGAAGACCATTTCTATTTTTGGTTCTAATCCTAATATGCTAGTATTAGGTATTATTATTGTTACTTCAGTTCTATCCTTGATTATCTCGAATACAGCGACTGCAGCTATGGTATTAGCTTCAGTGATGCCCTTGATAGATAGAGAGGGGAAAGACTCTAATATGTCTAAGGCGATCTTAGTCAGTATTCCAGCAGCTGCTACCTTTGCAGGGATGATGAGTATGGTATCTACACCTCCTAACTTGATCGTAGTGAACGTATTGAAATCTAAAGGATTCGATGTTACGTTTTCTCAGTGGTTGTTATTAGGGTTCTTACCAGCGGTGGTTTTATTAGGGACATTCTGGTATGCCGTAGTGCGCAAGTATACTTCTAAGGTGAAAGGATTAGATGTTTCGTTCGCAAACAAAGCTTTAGAAATGACGAATAGTATGCGTTTACAGCGTTTAGCCGTTATTATTATCCTAGGAGTGACAGTATTGATGTGGATGTTAGGAAGTAGATTACATATACCTACAGCAGGAGCCGCTATGGTACCTATTATGTTCTTGCCGATGTTGGGGATTATCACAGCAGAGGACGTGCGTAGATTGCCTTGGGATACCTTGATGTTAGTAGCAGGAGGATTATCTCTAGGGATGGCTATTAAAGAGCTACTAGCGCCATATTACTCTCAGTTCTTAGCAGGGATGGAGTTTAATATGATCGTGATGATGATTATTTTCGCAGTAGTGACAGTGTTATTTTCTAATATTATGAGTAGTACTGCTACAGCTACTATTGTGATTAATATTGCCGCTATTGTACTACCTACAGATCAGTTATTACCTGTAGGGTTAGTGGTAGGACTTTGTTCTTCGTGTGGATTATTCTTACCAGTATCTACACCGCCTAACGCCATCGTCTTTGGTACAGGGATGTTGAAGCAAAAGGACTTCGTACTCGGTGGATTATTTGGAGCGATATTAGGTACTACGATTATCATCTTATGGGTGCTATTCTTACAGTATTTCACAGGTTTCTTTGAAGCAATATAA
- the proS gene encoding proline--tRNA ligase: protein MSKNITKRSEDYSKWYNELVVKADLAENSGVRGCMVIKPYGYAIWEKMQAELDKKFKETGHQNAYFPLFIPKSYFSKEASHVDGFAKECAVVTHYRLKTGEDGKTIEVDPDAKLEEELIVRPTSETIIWDTYRKWIESYRDLPILVNQWANVVRWEMRTRLFLRTAEFLWQEGHTAHATEKEAVAEAEQMLDVYADFAENFMAIPVVKGFKTENERFAGAIETYCIEALMQDGKALQAGTSHFLGQNFAKAFDVKFTSQEGKQEHVWATSWGVSTRLMGALIMTHSDDNGLVLPPNLAPIQVVIVPIHKTDEQLEAIREEVKKITDRFKKLNISFKFDDRTAYKPGWKFAEYELKGVPVRVAVGPKDLENGTFEVARRDTLTKEVVSKEGIVEYIQDLLETIQSNLFKKAYDYRAEHITEVNSFEEFKEVLEGKGGFISAHWDGTGETEEKIKDLTKATIRCIPIDRKEEEGICVLTGKPSKGRVLFAKAY, encoded by the coding sequence ATGAGCAAGAATATTACTAAAAGAAGTGAGGACTACTCTAAATGGTACAATGAATTAGTTGTCAAAGCAGATTTGGCAGAGAATTCAGGTGTACGTGGATGTATGGTTATCAAGCCTTACGGGTATGCTATCTGGGAGAAGATGCAAGCAGAGTTAGACAAGAAATTTAAAGAAACTGGTCACCAAAATGCTTATTTCCCCTTGTTTATCCCCAAATCTTATTTTAGTAAGGAGGCAAGTCACGTAGATGGATTTGCTAAGGAGTGTGCAGTTGTAACTCATTACCGATTAAAAACAGGAGAAGACGGAAAAACGATAGAAGTAGATCCAGATGCTAAGTTAGAGGAGGAGTTAATCGTACGTCCTACATCAGAAACAATTATTTGGGATACATATAGAAAGTGGATTGAGTCATACCGTGACTTACCAATCTTAGTGAATCAATGGGCGAACGTAGTTCGTTGGGAAATGAGAACTCGTCTATTCTTAAGAACAGCTGAGTTTTTATGGCAAGAAGGTCATACTGCGCATGCTACTGAGAAAGAAGCTGTGGCAGAGGCAGAACAAATGTTAGACGTATATGCAGACTTTGCAGAGAACTTTATGGCCATTCCGGTTGTAAAAGGATTCAAAACAGAGAATGAGCGTTTCGCAGGAGCTATTGAGACTTACTGTATTGAGGCATTAATGCAAGATGGTAAAGCATTACAGGCAGGTACATCACATTTCTTAGGACAAAACTTCGCTAAGGCATTTGATGTTAAGTTTACTTCACAAGAAGGAAAACAAGAGCATGTATGGGCTACATCTTGGGGTGTGAGTACTCGTCTAATGGGAGCATTAATCATGACTCACTCTGATGACAATGGTTTAGTATTGCCACCAAACTTAGCACCTATACAAGTAGTTATCGTACCTATTCATAAAACAGACGAGCAGTTAGAAGCTATTCGTGAGGAAGTGAAAAAGATTACAGATAGATTTAAGAAATTAAATATTTCTTTCAAATTTGATGATCGTACAGCTTATAAGCCAGGATGGAAATTTGCTGAATACGAACTAAAAGGAGTGCCTGTGCGTGTAGCTGTAGGACCTAAAGATCTAGAAAATGGAACTTTCGAGGTTGCACGTCGTGATACGCTTACGAAAGAGGTAGTGTCTAAAGAGGGTATCGTAGAATATATCCAAGATCTATTAGAGACTATCCAAAGTAACTTATTTAAGAAAGCTTACGATTATAGAGCTGAGCATATCACTGAGGTGAATTCTTTTGAAGAATTTAAAGAAGTGCTAGAAGGTAAGGGAGGATTTATTTCTGCACACTGGGATGGTACTGGTGAGACAGAAGAAAAGATCAAAGACCTTACAAAAGCTACAATTCGCTGTATTCCAATTGATAGAAAAGAGGAAGAGGGAATATGTGTGCTAACAGGCAAGCCTTCTAAGGGTAGAGTATTATTTGCAAAAGCATATTAA
- a CDS encoding glycerophosphodiester phosphodiesterase, whose product MRFQKRLLVLCLAMSSFAFAQDNKVLRIAHRGAMGHVTENTVESVLKAVEMKSDAIEIDVFKVKDGALMVHHDDTLERLTNGKGNIEQYTQAELQALIVDGKYKMPTLEDIIAAINRKAVLNIELKGANTAEGTYAIIQQFKQKGWTNADFIISSFKWDELEKIAALDPNLDIAVLTSKEPADAIEFAHKIKAVAINPYFKTLNEKNVSKIKQAKLKIYPYTANEEKDIQRLKDLKVDGIITNFPERI is encoded by the coding sequence ATGAGATTTCAAAAGAGACTATTAGTTTTATGTTTAGCTATGAGTTCATTTGCATTTGCACAAGATAATAAAGTATTGCGTATCGCACATAGAGGTGCTATGGGACACGTAACGGAGAACACAGTAGAATCTGTACTGAAAGCTGTAGAGATGAAATCTGATGCGATCGAAATAGACGTATTTAAAGTAAAAGATGGAGCTCTAATGGTACACCATGATGATACTTTAGAACGACTAACGAACGGTAAAGGAAATATTGAACAATATACTCAAGCAGAACTACAAGCGCTAATAGTAGATGGCAAATATAAAATGCCTACCCTAGAAGATATTATTGCTGCTATCAATAGAAAGGCAGTATTAAATATAGAACTAAAAGGAGCGAATACTGCAGAAGGTACATACGCTATCATCCAACAGTTCAAACAAAAAGGATGGACGAATGCAGACTTTATCATCTCTAGTTTTAAATGGGATGAATTAGAAAAAATAGCTGCTCTAGATCCTAATTTAGACATCGCTGTACTGACTTCTAAAGAGCCAGCTGATGCTATCGAATTTGCACATAAGATCAAGGCTGTAGCGATCAATCCTTACTTCAAAACATTGAATGAGAAAAACGTGAGTAAAATCAAACAAGCTAAGTTAAAAATATATCCATATACTGCGAATGAGGAGAAAGATATCCAACGTCTAAAAGACTTAAAAGTAGACGGTATCATCACCAACTTCCCAGAGAGAATATAA
- a CDS encoding membrane protein: MKYIFKLFAAICLLATATSFAQEGVTTPLRYTDSNKGKFYIYWGGNRGTFSNSDIRFRGDDYDFILQNVSASDKPKGWHIDYLNPTRMTIPQTNLRVGYFISDKYNISLGVDHMKYVMDQNQTVGILGYYPGQGSYGETIPGHPNQVNLTEDFLMFEHTDGLNYINVELNRVDDISKLFGVWNTDKVQINLTEGVGAGIVFPKTNTTLLGKERYDEFHVSGFGLSAKAGLNVTFFKHFFVQAELKGGYIDMYDVRTTASKSDRAMHNFWFGETIIVFGGIFRL, translated from the coding sequence ATGAAGTATATTTTTAAACTTTTCGCTGCAATATGCTTGCTTGCTACTGCTACAAGTTTTGCTCAAGAAGGTGTAACTACTCCACTGCGTTATACAGATTCTAACAAAGGTAAATTCTACATTTACTGGGGAGGTAACCGCGGTACTTTCAGTAATTCTGACATTCGATTTAGAGGTGATGACTATGACTTCATCTTACAGAATGTATCAGCGTCTGACAAACCTAAAGGATGGCATATCGACTACCTTAACCCTACTCGTATGACTATTCCACAAACGAACTTAAGAGTAGGTTACTTTATCTCTGATAAATATAATATCTCTTTAGGAGTTGATCACATGAAATATGTAATGGATCAAAACCAAACAGTAGGTATCTTAGGATACTACCCTGGTCAAGGTTCTTACGGAGAAACTATTCCTGGACATCCTAACCAAGTAAATCTAACTGAAGATTTCTTAATGTTCGAACACACAGACGGGTTAAACTACATCAACGTAGAGTTAAACCGTGTGGATGACATCTCTAAACTTTTTGGAGTATGGAACACAGATAAAGTTCAGATCAACTTAACTGAAGGTGTTGGAGCTGGTATTGTATTCCCAAAAACGAATACTACTTTATTAGGTAAAGAAAGATATGACGAATTCCACGTTTCTGGATTTGGTCTATCAGCTAAAGCAGGTCTTAACGTGACTTTCTTTAAACACTTCTTCGTTCAAGCAGAGTTAAAAGGTGGATACATCGATATGTATGATGTACGTACTACAGCTAGCAAATCAGATAGAGCAATGCACAACTTCTGGTTCGGAGAAACAATCATCGTATTCGGTGGTATCTTTAGATTATAA
- the typA gene encoding translational GTPase TypA, with protein MTPIRNIAIIAHVDHGKTTMVDKILHHCQLFRENETSGELILDNEDIERERGITITSKNVSVSYKGTKINIIDTPGHADFGGEVERVLNMADGVLLIVDAFEGPMPQTRFVLQKAISLGLKPCVVVNKVDKENCTPEEVHEKVFDLMFELGAEEWQMDFPAVYGSAKNNWMSDDWKKPTDSFEPLLDMVLEHIPAAKMNEGTPQMLITSLDYSTFTGRIAIGRLHRGILKEGMNVSLIKRDGKTVKSKIKEVHTFEGLGRKKVSEVHAGDICAVVGIEGFEIGDVIADFENPEALPTITIDEPTMSMLFTINDSPFFGKEGKYVTSRHIKDRLAKELEKNLALRVNETDSADKFMVFGRGVLHLSVLIETMRREGYELQIGQPQVIIKEVDGVKCEPIEELTIDIPENLSGRAVEYVTLKKGEMLSMEPKGDRMIIKFLIPSRGIIGLRNQLLTATAGEAIMSHRFLEYQPYKGEIAGRNNGSLISMENGKAIPYSIDKLQDRGKFFVDPNEDIYEGQVIGENTRSDDMTVNVTKTKKLSNVRSSGADDKARIVPAIKFSLEEALEYIQKDEYVEVTPKSLRIRKIFLKETDRKRNTIK; from the coding sequence ATGACACCAATTAGGAATATTGCTATTATAGCACACGTTGACCACGGTAAAACTACTATGGTTGATAAAATTTTACACCACTGTCAATTATTTCGTGAGAATGAAACATCAGGAGAGTTGATTTTAGACAACGAAGATATCGAAAGAGAAAGAGGTATTACTATTACTTCTAAGAACGTTTCGGTAAGCTATAAAGGAACAAAAATTAACATTATCGATACTCCAGGTCACGCGGATTTCGGAGGAGAGGTAGAACGTGTTTTAAATATGGCTGATGGTGTTCTTTTGATTGTAGATGCTTTTGAGGGACCAATGCCTCAAACTCGTTTCGTACTTCAAAAGGCGATTAGTTTAGGTTTAAAACCATGTGTGGTTGTTAACAAAGTAGACAAAGAAAACTGTACTCCAGAGGAAGTACACGAGAAAGTGTTTGACTTAATGTTTGAACTTGGAGCAGAAGAATGGCAGATGGATTTCCCAGCTGTATATGGTTCTGCTAAAAACAACTGGATGTCTGACGATTGGAAAAAACCAACAGACTCTTTCGAACCATTATTAGATATGGTTTTAGAGCATATTCCAGCTGCTAAAATGAATGAAGGTACTCCTCAGATGTTAATCACATCTTTAGATTACTCTACATTTACAGGACGTATTGCTATTGGTCGTTTACATAGAGGAATTTTAAAAGAGGGAATGAATGTTTCTTTAATTAAGAGAGACGGTAAAACTGTTAAATCTAAAATTAAAGAGGTTCATACTTTTGAAGGATTAGGACGTAAAAAAGTATCTGAAGTACACGCAGGTGATATCTGTGCTGTAGTAGGTATCGAAGGATTTGAAATCGGTGACGTAATCGCTGACTTCGAAAACCCAGAAGCATTACCAACTATCACTATCGATGAGCCAACAATGAGTATGTTATTTACTATTAACGACTCTCCATTCTTCGGTAAAGAAGGTAAATACGTTACATCTAGACACATCAAAGATCGTTTAGCTAAAGAGTTAGAGAAAAACTTAGCTCTACGTGTAAACGAAACGGATAGTGCTGATAAATTTATGGTATTCGGACGTGGTGTATTACACTTATCTGTATTGATCGAGACAATGCGTCGTGAAGGATACGAATTACAAATCGGACAACCACAGGTAATCATCAAAGAAGTTGATGGTGTTAAATGTGAGCCGATAGAAGAATTAACTATTGATATTCCTGAGAACTTATCTGGACGTGCTGTAGAATATGTTACTTTGAAAAAAGGTGAGATGTTAAGTATGGAGCCTAAAGGTGATCGTATGATTATTAAATTCTTAATCCCTTCTAGAGGTATTATCGGTTTAAGAAACCAGTTATTAACTGCTACTGCTGGTGAGGCTATTATGTCACACCGTTTCTTAGAATACCAACCATACAAAGGAGAAATCGCTGGACGTAACAATGGTTCATTAATTTCTATGGAGAATGGTAAGGCTATTCCTTATTCTATCGATAAGTTACAAGACCGTGGTAAATTCTTCGTTGATCCTAACGAGGATATCTATGAAGGACAGGTAATCGGTGAGAATACGCGTAGTGATGATATGACTGTTAACGTTACTAAAACGAAAAAACTATCTAACGTACGTTCTTCAGGTGCTGATGATAAAGCTAGAATTGTTCCAGCTATCAAATTCTCATTAGAGGAAGCATTAGAGTACATCCAAAAAGATGAATACGTTGAGGTGACTCCTAAGTCATTACGTATAAGAAAAATCTTCTTGAAAGAGACAGATCGTAAACGTAATACTATCAAATAA
- the rpsT gene encoding 30S ribosomal protein S20: MANHKSALKRIRSNEKKRVLNRYQHKTTRNAIKALRLIEDQKDAAAKLPVVVSMIDKLAKKNIIHDNKASNLKSKLTKHVAAL; encoded by the coding sequence ATGGCAAATCATAAGTCAGCTTTAAAAAGAATTAGAAGTAACGAAAAGAAAAGAGTATTAAACAGATATCAGCACAAAACAACTCGTAATGCTATCAAAGCTTTACGTTTGATCGAAGATCAAAAAGATGCTGCTGCTAAATTACCTGTAGTTGTTTCTATGATTGATAAATTAGCTAAGAAAAATATCATTCATGACAACAAAGCTTCTAACTTGAAATCAAAATTAACAAAACACGTTGCTGCTTTATAG